One Urocitellus parryii isolate mUroPar1 chromosome 8, mUroPar1.hap1, whole genome shotgun sequence DNA window includes the following coding sequences:
- the Olig3 gene encoding oligodendrocyte transcription factor 3, with protein sequence MNSDSSSVSSRASSPDMDEMYLRDHHHRHHHHQESRLNSVSSTQGDMVQKMPGESLSRAGAKAAGESSKYKIKKQLSEQDLQQLRLKINGRERKRMHDLNLAMDGLREVMPYAHGPSVRKLSKIATLLLARNYILMLTSSLEEMKRLVGEIYGGHHSAFHCGTVGHSAGHPAHAANTVHPVHPILGGALSSGNASSPLSAASLPTIGTIRPPHSLLKAPSTPPALQLGSGFQHWAGLPCPCTICQMPPPPHLSALSTANMARLSAESKDLLK encoded by the coding sequence ATGAATTCTGATTCGAGCTCTGTTTCCAGCAGAGCTTCATCTCCGGACATGGATGAGATGTACCTGAGGGACCAccaccaccgccaccaccaccaccaggagaGTCGTCTCAACTCAGTTTCGTCCACACAGGGCGATATGGTGCAGAAGATGCCTGGGGAAAGTCTCTCGCGGGCTGGCGCTAAGGCCGCGGGAGAGAGCAGCAAGTACAAAATCAAGAAGCAGCTGTCGGAGCAGGACCTACAGCAGCTGCGGCTGAAGATCAACGGACGCGAGCGCAAGAGGATGCACGACCTGAATCTCGCCATGGACGGGCTGCGCGAGGTCATGCCCTATGCGCACGGGCCCTCGGTGCGCAAGCTGTCCAAGATCGCCACTCTCCTGCTAGCCAGAAACTACATCCTCATGCTCACCAGCTCCCTGGAGGAGATGAAGAGGTTGGTTGGCGAGATCTATGGTGGCCATCACTCGGCCTTCCACTGCGGGACTGTGGGGCACTCGGCCGGACACCCGGCGCACGCGGCCAACACGGTGCACCCGGTGCATCCCATCCTGGGCGGCGCTCTCTCATCCGGTAATGCCTCGTCGCCGCTCTCCGCCGCCTCACTGCCCACCATCGGTACCATTCGGCCTCCCCACTCGCTGCTCAAGGCGCCCTCCACGCCGCCCGCGCTGCAGCTGGGCAGCGGCTTCCAGCACTGGGCCGGGCTGCCCTGCCCCTGCACCATCTGCCAGATGCCGCCGCCACCGCACCTGTCCGCTCTCTCCACCGCCAACATGGCCCGGCTGTCTGCAGAGTCCAAGGACTTGCTCAAGTGA